The proteins below come from a single Serratia ficaria genomic window:
- a CDS encoding helix-turn-helix domain-containing protein, producing MNTRDQDWHPADIIAALRKKGTTLAAVSRRAGLSSSTLANALSRPWPKGEWLIAEELAIHPSEIWPSRYYDPHSDRLLDRKARIKPKA from the coding sequence ATGAATACAAGGGATCAGGATTGGCATCCGGCGGATATCATCGCGGCACTGCGCAAGAAGGGAACGACGCTGGCGGCGGTATCGCGCCGCGCCGGGCTGAGTTCGTCAACGCTGGCCAATGCGTTGTCGCGCCCCTGGCCGAAAGGCGAGTGGCTGATCGCCGAAGAGCTCGCCATTCATCCTTCGGAGATCTGGCCGAGCCGTTATTATGATCCGCACAGCGATCGCCTGCTGGATCGCAAGGCGCGCATCAAGCCGAAGGCATGA
- a CDS encoding DNA-binding protein, protein MKNEWFAAKELTGIAGLPSSPQGINLMARREGWISRRRKGVQGKALEYHINSLPHGARNLLLLKEDAAVYEVERQDPLTVWIEYYYHLTESEREKMLSFLMREGIGGLLARITEEK, encoded by the coding sequence ATGAAAAATGAGTGGTTTGCCGCCAAGGAGCTTACAGGCATCGCAGGATTACCTTCCTCACCACAGGGAATAAATCTGATGGCCCGGCGCGAAGGATGGATCAGTCGCAGGCGCAAAGGCGTGCAGGGAAAAGCGTTGGAGTATCATATCAACAGCTTGCCGCACGGCGCCCGAAATCTGCTGTTGCTGAAAGAAGATGCGGCGGTGTACGAAGTGGAAAGACAGGATCCTTTGACGGTGTGGATTGAGTATTATTATCACCTGACGGAAAGCGAGCGCGAGAAAATGCTGTCGTTTTTGATGCGGGAAGGGATCGGCGGCCTGTTGGCGCGCATCACCGAAGAGAAGTAA